One Alkaliphilus sp. B6464 genomic window carries:
- a CDS encoding aldehyde dehydrogenase family protein → MNIIDNDLLSIQEARILIENASEAHKQLATFPQEKLDEIVERMAEEVGKYACELAVMSRDETDYGKWQDKHTKNRFVCEYVPTRLRGMRCVGIISEDRENKTMDVGVPMGVIVALSPATSPVSTTIYKALIAIKSGNAIVFSPHPRAKNTIGKALDSVIRAAEGYGLPAGALSYLHTVTSAGTIELMNHKETSLIMNTGVPGMLKAAHRSGKPVIYGGNGNGPAFIERTADIKQAVKDIIASKTFDNGMVSASEQSIIVDSCIAAEVKQEMQNNGAYFMTEEEAQKLGSLLFHPDGRVNSEVVGKSALELTKRAGFCVPTGTLVLISEQKYVSETNPYSREKLCPVVAYYIEDDWMHACEKCIELLLSERNGHTLVIHSKDEEVIRQFALKKPVGRVLVNTPASFGSMGATTNLFPALTLGSGSAGKGMTSDNVSPMNLIYIRKVGYGVRNIDDMTNGALTSQKISMGCMPQAEEHNQDGIKMLHHILEKVLKEIK, encoded by the coding sequence ATGAACATTATAGATAATGATTTGCTCTCCATACAAGAGGCTCGAATTCTTATAGAAAATGCAAGTGAAGCACATAAACAATTGGCAACCTTTCCGCAGGAAAAACTGGATGAGATTGTTGAACGTATGGCAGAAGAAGTTGGAAAATATGCATGTGAACTTGCAGTGATGTCTCGAGATGAAACTGATTATGGAAAATGGCAGGATAAGCATACTAAAAATCGGTTTGTTTGCGAATATGTTCCGACTAGACTTAGAGGAATGCGCTGTGTCGGTATTATTAGCGAAGATAGAGAGAATAAGACTATGGATGTAGGGGTACCCATGGGTGTAATCGTTGCATTAAGTCCTGCAACTAGTCCTGTTTCCACTACCATATATAAAGCTTTAATTGCAATCAAGTCGGGAAATGCAATTGTTTTTTCACCACATCCTAGAGCAAAGAATACAATTGGTAAAGCTCTGGACAGTGTGATACGAGCTGCTGAAGGATATGGATTACCAGCAGGGGCTCTTTCATATTTGCACACTGTAACATCTGCCGGGACAATAGAATTAATGAATCACAAAGAAACTTCACTTATTATGAACACTGGTGTTCCAGGGATGCTTAAGGCGGCACATAGGTCTGGAAAGCCTGTAATTTATGGTGGAAATGGTAATGGACCTGCATTTATTGAACGCACAGCTGATATAAAGCAGGCGGTGAAAGATATTATTGCCAGTAAGACATTTGATAATGGAATGGTATCAGCGTCGGAACAATCTATTATTGTAGATAGTTGTATTGCAGCAGAGGTTAAACAGGAGATGCAAAACAATGGTGCGTATTTCATGACAGAGGAAGAGGCACAAAAACTTGGGTCACTGTTATTTCATCCAGATGGGAGAGTAAACTCTGAGGTGGTAGGTAAATCTGCATTAGAATTGACCAAGAGAGCAGGCTTTTGCGTTCCTACGGGCACATTAGTACTAATTTCTGAGCAGAAATACGTTTCTGAGACTAATCCTTATTCTAGAGAAAAGCTTTGTCCAGTTGTGGCTTACTATATTGAAGACGATTGGATGCATGCCTGCGAAAAATGTATAGAGCTATTATTAAGCGAGAGAAATGGACATACCCTTGTTATCCATTCTAAAGATGAAGAGGTAATTCGCCAGTTTGCATTGAAAAAGCCAGTTGGCAGAGTGCTTGTAAATACGCCAGCCTCCTTTGGAAGTATGGGCGCAACAACCAATTTATTTCCTGCCTTAACTCTTGGAAGTGGATCAGCAGGTAAGGGAATGACTTCAGATAATGTTTCACCTATGAATTTAATTTATATTCGTAAAGTAGGATATGGTGTCAGAAATATAGATGATATGACTAATGGAGCTTTAACAAGTCAAAAGATATCTATGGGCTGTATGCCACAGGCTGAAGAGCATAATCAAGATGGAATTAAGATGTTACATCATATCTTAGAAAAGGTTTTAAAAGAAATAAAATAG
- the cutC gene encoding choline trimethylamine-lyase, producing MILDIREFSNKLAEATQNMSTEERSSLIKIFEGISKEITKNDTTSYTQSDTKDMGVPDGITERLKRLKETYLKWQPTITTHRARAITKIAKENPGMPKTLLRAKSFRYCCETAPLVIQENELIVGAPCGAPRAGAFSPDIAWRWMEDEIDTIGTRPQDPFYISEEDKKYMREELFPFWKGKSVDEYCEDQYRDAGVWEISGESFVSDCSYHALNGGGDSNPGYDVILMKKGMLDIQREAQDHLDKLSYENPDDIEKIYYYKAVIETTEGVMIYAKRLSDYAAELAAKETNPKRKAELQKVSEINKRVPAHKPSTFWEAIQAVWTVESLLVVEENQTGMSIGRVDQYMYPFYKADIESGRMSEFEAFELAGCMLIKMSEMMWVTSEGGSKFFAGYQPFVNMCVGGVTREGLDATNDLTYLLMDAVRHVKIYQPSLATRIHSKSPKKYLKKIVEVVRSGMGFPACHFDDVHIKMMLAKGVSIEDARDYCLMGCVEPQKSGRLYQWTSTAYTQWPIAIELVLNKGVPLWYGKQVCPDMGDLNSFKTYEDFENAVKEQIKYITKLSGIATVISQRVHRELAPKPLMSIMYEGCMEKGRDVSAGGAMYNFGPGVVWSGLATYVDSMAAIKKLVYDEKKYTLQELNEALKADFVGYDQLRNDCLKAPKYGNDDDYVDLIAADLINFTEQEHRKYRTLYSVMCHGTLSISNNTPFGQLTGASANGRKAWVPLSDGISPTQGADFKGPTAIIKSVSKMACDNMNLGMVHNFKLMAGLLDTAEGEEGIITLLRTACTIGVGEMQFNYLDNNTLIEAQKHPEQYRDLIVRVAGYSAFFVELCKDVQDEIISRTMLTHL from the coding sequence ATGATTTTGGATATTCGTGAATTTTCAAATAAACTTGCAGAAGCCACCCAAAATATGTCTACAGAGGAACGATCATCTTTAATAAAGATTTTTGAAGGCATTTCAAAAGAAATCACAAAAAATGATACTACTAGTTACACACAGTCAGATACGAAAGATATGGGAGTTCCAGATGGAATAACAGAACGACTAAAGAGACTAAAGGAAACATATTTAAAGTGGCAACCTACTATAACTACACATCGTGCTCGTGCTATTACTAAGATTGCTAAGGAAAATCCTGGTATGCCGAAAACCTTACTAAGGGCTAAAAGTTTTCGCTATTGCTGTGAAACTGCACCTTTAGTAATTCAAGAAAACGAGTTAATTGTTGGGGCTCCTTGTGGTGCACCTCGTGCTGGAGCTTTTTCTCCCGATATAGCATGGAGATGGATGGAAGATGAAATTGATACAATCGGTACTCGTCCTCAAGATCCATTTTATATATCAGAAGAAGATAAAAAGTATATGCGTGAAGAGCTTTTTCCATTCTGGAAAGGTAAATCTGTTGATGAATACTGTGAAGACCAATATCGTGATGCTGGAGTTTGGGAAATTTCAGGAGAATCCTTTGTTTCAGATTGCTCATACCATGCATTAAACGGTGGTGGGGATTCTAACCCAGGTTACGATGTAATCCTAATGAAAAAAGGTATGTTAGATATTCAGAGGGAAGCACAAGATCATTTAGATAAGCTAAGCTATGAAAATCCTGATGATATTGAAAAAATTTACTACTATAAAGCTGTTATTGAAACTACTGAAGGAGTTATGATTTATGCTAAGCGCTTATCTGATTATGCAGCTGAACTAGCAGCAAAAGAGACAAATCCTAAGCGTAAGGCAGAATTACAAAAGGTTTCTGAAATAAATAAAAGAGTTCCAGCTCATAAACCTAGCACTTTCTGGGAAGCAATTCAAGCTGTTTGGACTGTAGAGTCTTTGTTAGTAGTTGAAGAAAACCAAACAGGTATGTCAATTGGTCGTGTTGACCAATATATGTATCCTTTCTACAAGGCAGATATAGAAAGTGGACGTATGTCTGAATTTGAAGCGTTTGAATTAGCAGGCTGTATGTTAATTAAAATGTCAGAAATGATGTGGGTTACTAGTGAAGGTGGTTCTAAATTCTTCGCAGGATATCAGCCATTTGTTAATATGTGCGTTGGTGGTGTTACCCGTGAAGGTCTTGATGCAACAAACGATCTGACATATCTATTAATGGATGCAGTTCGCCACGTTAAAATTTATCAACCGTCCTTAGCAACACGTATTCATAGTAAGTCACCTAAGAAATATTTAAAGAAAATTGTTGAAGTTGTTCGCTCTGGTATGGGATTCCCAGCATGCCATTTCGATGATGTTCATATTAAGATGATGCTAGCAAAAGGTGTCTCTATAGAGGATGCCCGTGACTATTGTTTAATGGGCTGCGTAGAACCACAAAAATCTGGCCGTCTATATCAGTGGACTTCTACAGCCTATACACAATGGCCTATTGCTATTGAACTAGTTCTTAACAAGGGTGTTCCACTATGGTATGGCAAGCAGGTTTGTCCTGATATGGGTGATTTAAATAGCTTTAAAACTTACGAGGACTTTGAAAATGCTGTTAAAGAGCAGATTAAATATATTACAAAGTTAAGTGGTATAGCTACTGTTATATCACAGCGTGTCCACAGAGAATTAGCTCCAAAGCCTCTAATGTCCATCATGTATGAAGGCTGTATGGAAAAGGGTAGAGATGTTTCTGCTGGTGGTGCTATGTATAACTTTGGTCCAGGTGTTGTGTGGAGTGGTTTAGCAACATATGTAGATTCTATGGCTGCTATTAAGAAGCTTGTATATGATGAAAAGAAATATACATTACAAGAGCTGAATGAAGCATTAAAAGCTGATTTTGTAGGCTACGATCAACTGAGAAACGATTGCCTAAAGGCTCCTAAATATGGTAACGACGATGACTATGTAGATTTAATTGCTGCTGATCTAATTAACTTTACTGAGCAAGAACATCGTAAGTACAGAACTTTATATTCTGTTATGTGCCATGGTACGCTATCTATTTCTAACAACACTCCTTTTGGTCAGTTAACTGGTGCATCTGCAAACGGACGTAAAGCTTGGGTACCATTATCCGATGGTATAAGCCCAACTCAAGGAGCAGATTTTAAAGGACCTACTGCAATAATTAAATCTGTTTCTAAAATGGCTTGCGATAACATGAACCTAGGTATGGTTCATAACTTTAAGCTAATGGCGGGGCTATTAGATACAGCAGAAGGTGAGGAAGGCATTATAACATTATTACGTACTGCTTGTACGATAGGTGTTGGTGAAATGCAGTTCAATTATTTAGACAACAATACTTTAATAGAAGCGCAGAAACATCCAGAGCAATACCGTGACCTGATAGTTCGTGTGGCAGGCTATAGTGCATTCTTCGTTGAACTTTGCAAGGATGTTCAAGATGAGATAATAAGCAGAACTATGTTAACACATCTTTAG
- the cutD gene encoding choline TMA-lyase-activating enzyme, whose translation MSNKKAAIVERKAVIFNVQKYNMYDGPGIRTLVFFKGCPLRCKWCANPEGLERKYQIMFKSASCIDCGTCASVCPVGIHSINQEGKHVVNRSIDCLGCRKCEEVCTESALSIVGEVKTVSELLKIIEEDTAFYDISGGGVTLGGGEVTMQSEFAANLLMVCKQEGINTAIETCGYAKLESMLEVAEFTDLFLYDLKHIDSEKHYQFTGVRNERILENLKELLHRRYNVKVRMPLLKGVNDSQDEIERVIQFLMPYRDYKNFKGIDLLPYHKLGVNKYKQLDMEYQMQGEFSLNNDELETIESWIKQYDFPVSVIKH comes from the coding sequence ATGAGTAATAAAAAGGCAGCTATAGTTGAAAGAAAAGCAGTTATATTTAATGTACAAAAATACAATATGTATGATGGACCAGGAATAAGAACATTGGTATTTTTTAAAGGATGTCCATTACGTTGTAAGTGGTGCGCCAATCCCGAAGGATTAGAACGAAAATATCAAATTATGTTTAAAAGTGCTTCCTGTATAGATTGCGGTACTTGTGCATCTGTTTGCCCTGTTGGAATTCATTCTATAAATCAGGAAGGAAAGCATGTAGTTAATCGTAGTATTGATTGTCTAGGATGTCGTAAGTGCGAGGAAGTCTGCACTGAATCCGCATTATCTATTGTGGGAGAGGTAAAAACAGTTTCGGAGCTTTTGAAAATTATAGAAGAAGATACAGCTTTTTATGATATTTCAGGTGGTGGTGTCACTTTAGGTGGCGGTGAAGTAACAATGCAGTCAGAATTTGCCGCAAATCTACTTATGGTTTGCAAGCAAGAGGGAATAAATACAGCCATTGAAACCTGTGGCTATGCAAAGCTTGAATCCATGCTTGAAGTTGCTGAATTTACAGATTTATTCCTTTATGATTTAAAGCATATCGATTCGGAAAAACATTACCAGTTCACGGGAGTGCGTAATGAACGAATCCTAGAGAATCTAAAGGAGCTGCTTCATCGTAGGTATAACGTAAAGGTAAGAATGCCACTTTTAAAGGGTGTAAATGATAGCCAAGATGAGATTGAAAGAGTAATACAGTTTTTAATGCCTTATCGTGATTACAAAAACTTTAAGGGCATAGATCTACTTCCTTATCATAAACTGGGCGTAAATAAGTACAAGCAGTTAGATATGGAGTATCAAATGCAAGGAGAATTCTCATTAAACAATGATGAGTTGGAAACTATTGAAAGCTGGATTAAACAGTATGATTTTCCAGTTTCAGTGATAAAACATTGA
- the eutS gene encoding ethanolamine utilization microcompartment protein EutS: MGAVGEKPIERIIQESVPGKQVTIAHIIASPMPDIYERLGIDDKGAIGILTLTPYETAIIAADIVTKTADVEIGFLDRFTGSLIITGDVQSVETALNAANDTLKNLLNFTTAPITRT; the protein is encoded by the coding sequence ATGGGAGCTGTTGGAGAAAAGCCAATAGAACGTATAATACAAGAATCAGTACCTGGAAAGCAGGTTACAATCGCCCATATCATTGCATCACCTATGCCGGACATCTATGAACGTTTAGGAATAGATGATAAAGGAGCCATTGGAATTTTAACATTAACACCATATGAAACGGCTATTATTGCAGCTGATATTGTAACTAAGACTGCGGATGTTGAAATTGGTTTTCTAGATAGATTTACGGGATCTTTGATTATTACTGGGGATGTACAGTCTGTTGAGACAGCACTTAATGCGGCAAATGACACTCTGAAAAATCTGTTAAATTTTACGACAGCACCTATTACAAGAACATGA
- a CDS encoding EutP/PduV family microcompartment system protein, whose translation MRKKRVMIIGPTKSGKTTLINALNDYDGPLRKTQDIIYGKNTIDIPGSYIENTWMYKHLIAVSQDASHVLILVDQSRCDNVYSPGFARSFRCPVIGVITKVDLMPENEKLCYKQLKEIGVEEPYYKISVPMGKGIETLKERLFSRQEK comes from the coding sequence ATGAGAAAGAAAAGAGTAATGATAATTGGGCCTACAAAAAGTGGGAAGACCACATTGATAAATGCGTTAAATGATTATGATGGCCCACTTAGAAAGACCCAAGATATTATTTATGGAAAAAATACCATAGACATTCCTGGTTCTTATATTGAAAATACGTGGATGTACAAGCATCTAATTGCAGTATCTCAAGATGCATCCCATGTTTTAATATTAGTGGATCAGTCAAGATGTGACAATGTGTACTCACCTGGCTTTGCAAGGTCTTTTAGATGTCCAGTAATCGGTGTAATAACTAAAGTTGATTTAATGCCAGAAAACGAGAAGTTATGCTATAAGCAGTTAAAAGAAATAGGAGTAGAAGAGCCTTATTATAAAATAAGTGTTCCAATGGGAAAAGGTATAGAAACACTAAAAGAACGCTTGTTTTCAAGACAAGAAAAGTAA
- a CDS encoding ethanolamine utilization protein: MRFITEEDLRNLFRKEPFTVYEIKAGERLTPGGRQFLLDRGINMVEGDSLIEKGTEGEKIQHNWIETRNDWKQKMFYTKMKSMEVLFLITAEELLSRDVLLAQSVINLGKEFSNIKSDLKNNTVETLCCKECTGIKGDNISDDLDDCFEITGFHIQLENGRDIIILHRLRCALRELEPFILELFENNDNEFCKGVIGKVNQSINTLSQMICSIFGGKKCQREI; this comes from the coding sequence ATGAGGTTTATAACCGAAGAAGATTTACGGAACTTATTTAGAAAAGAACCTTTTACTGTTTATGAGATAAAAGCAGGAGAAAGACTTACACCCGGAGGACGTCAGTTTTTATTAGATCGAGGGATAAATATGGTTGAGGGTGACTCCTTGATTGAAAAAGGTACTGAAGGTGAGAAGATACAGCATAATTGGATAGAAACAAGAAATGACTGGAAGCAGAAAATGTTCTATACAAAGATGAAATCAATGGAAGTATTGTTTCTTATTACTGCAGAAGAACTTTTAAGTAGAGATGTTCTTTTAGCTCAAAGTGTTATAAATTTGGGTAAAGAATTTTCAAATATTAAAAGTGATTTAAAGAATAATACCGTTGAAACACTTTGCTGTAAGGAATGTACAGGGATAAAAGGAGATAATATTTCTGATGATTTGGATGACTGCTTTGAAATCACAGGTTTCCACATACAATTAGAAAATGGCAGAGATATCATTATTCTCCATAGACTTAGGTGTGCTCTTAGGGAGCTAGAGCCTTTTATTTTAGAACTATTTGAGAACAATGACAATGAATTTTGTAAAGGGGTTATCGGGAAGGTTAATCAGAGTATTAATACCTTATCCCAAATGATTTGTTCTATTTTTGGAGGGAAAAAATGTCAAAGAGAGATTTAA
- the eutJ gene encoding ethanolamine utilization protein EutJ, with amino-acid sequence MSKRDLNYEYCDQLIRDFEDVVEQPIINKSSVYYTGVDLGTACVVLAVLDENYKPVAGAYRYADVVRDGMVVDYIGAIKVVRELKQELEEKLDTELIYGAAAIPPGTDILDSGAVKNVVQAAGFELTNLLDEPTAANKVLKIQNGAVVDIGGGTTGISILKNGEVVYIADEPTGGTHFSLVVSGAYGMSFQEAELYKRDPRNHRELLPVLKPVVEKIASIINQHIKDHDVKEIYLVGGTCCLTGLEDIIEKKTGIFTHKPQNPMFVTPLGIAFSCTQESIG; translated from the coding sequence ATGTCAAAGAGAGATTTAAATTATGAATATTGTGATCAGCTTATCCGAGACTTCGAAGATGTAGTGGAACAACCAATTATAAATAAATCTTCAGTTTACTATACTGGAGTAGATTTAGGTACGGCATGTGTTGTTTTGGCAGTTCTAGATGAAAACTATAAACCAGTTGCAGGTGCTTACCGATATGCTGACGTAGTTCGTGATGGTATGGTTGTAGACTACATTGGTGCAATAAAGGTTGTTAGAGAATTAAAGCAGGAGCTAGAAGAAAAATTAGATACAGAGCTAATTTATGGAGCTGCTGCAATACCACCAGGAACAGATATTTTGGACTCAGGAGCAGTTAAAAATGTGGTTCAGGCTGCTGGTTTTGAACTAACTAATCTACTTGATGAGCCTACAGCAGCTAATAAGGTTCTAAAGATTCAAAATGGTGCAGTTGTTGACATAGGTGGTGGAACAACTGGAATTTCAATACTAAAGAATGGTGAAGTTGTTTATATTGCTGATGAACCAACGGGAGGTACTCATTTCTCTTTAGTTGTTTCTGGTGCATATGGAATGTCATTTCAAGAGGCTGAGCTGTATAAAAGAGACCCTAGAAATCATAGAGAGCTATTACCTGTATTAAAGCCAGTAGTTGAAAAAATAGCATCTATTATAAATCAGCATATTAAGGATCATGATGTGAAGGAAATATATTTAGTTGGAGGAACCTGCTGTCTAACAGGCCTCGAAGATATTATAGAAAAAAAGACAGGTATCTTTACTCATAAACCTCAAAATCCTATGTTTGTGACTCCTTTGGGAATAGCATTTAGCTGCACACAAGAAAGTATAGGTTAG
- a CDS encoding BMC domain-containing protein has protein sequence MEFRIIKSPSKSTIDILMKRLGTGASKDLNCIDAIGLVQGRMIDMICAADIAEKAVGVTVSDIRGSCPQNMIMIAIFGDTASVESAISEIKCNLEKEKAIC, from the coding sequence ATGGAATTTAGAATTATTAAATCTCCATCAAAAAGTACTATTGATATTCTTATGAAGCGATTAGGAACTGGAGCTAGTAAGGACTTGAATTGCATCGATGCTATTGGTCTGGTGCAAGGCAGAATGATAGATATGATTTGTGCAGCTGATATTGCTGAGAAAGCTGTTGGTGTTACAGTGTCAGATATTCGAGGAAGTTGTCCTCAAAACATGATAATGATAGCTATCTTTGGTGATACTGCATCTGTTGAATCAGCTATTTCGGAGATTAAATGCAATTTAGAAAAGGAGAAAGCTATATGTTAA
- a CDS encoding EutN/CcmL family microcompartment protein: MLTGRLIDNIWATRKADSLNGLKFMLAEVIGGSNMGQRLIVIDNIGAGIGDRVIICTGSAARRMLCNDDIPVDAAVIGIIDEDCNFE, from the coding sequence ATGTTAACTGGAAGGCTAATTGATAATATATGGGCAACTAGAAAAGCAGATTCACTGAATGGATTAAAATTTATGCTGGCAGAGGTAATTGGCGGTAGTAACATGGGACAACGGTTAATAGTTATAGATAATATTGGTGCTGGTATAGGCGATAGAGTTATTATTTGCACAGGATCAGCCGCTCGTAGAATGCTATGCAATGATGATATTCCAGTTGATGCAGCTGTTATTGGAATTATTGATGAAGATTGTAATTTTGAATAA
- a CDS encoding 4Fe-4S dicluster domain-containing protein → MNLLDMVREAGIVGAGGAGFPTHVKLESKAEYILLNGAECEPLLRVDQQLMELFPDEIIKGFEAAGRFVGASKALIGIKGKHKKVISILQDRIDMLQLRDFVEVKELPDIYPAGDEQVLVYELTGRVVPEAGIPIQVGCVVVNSETALNIYYATNKEPVTQKYITVAGDIPKPLTVKVPVGTPIMDVLKLSGIENFHDYAVIDGGPMMGPVMSNLDGYVTKKNKGFVILKKDHHLIRKKSVSLEQARRVNRSACEQCRMCTDMCPRYLLGHEMQPHKMMNALNYALTDMEGQKIAQLCCQCNLCELFSCPAGLYPKSANTYFKEKLAEENIRYKPKKSEFTSRKSREYRMLPSKRLIARLGLMSFDNPAPMTEVELSSEMVYISTRQHVGAPAVPIVSVGEHVEAGQQIGRISEGSLGATIHASISGSVVEIEKDFIVIRRD, encoded by the coding sequence ATGAATCTTCTTGATATGGTAAGAGAAGCCGGTATTGTCGGTGCAGGAGGGGCAGGGTTTCCTACCCATGTAAAACTTGAATCAAAGGCTGAATATATACTGCTTAATGGAGCTGAATGTGAACCTTTATTGAGGGTAGACCAACAGCTTATGGAATTGTTTCCAGATGAAATTATAAAAGGCTTTGAAGCAGCAGGGAGATTTGTTGGTGCAAGTAAAGCCCTTATAGGTATAAAAGGAAAGCATAAAAAAGTAATTTCTATATTGCAGGATAGAATTGATATGCTTCAGCTAAGAGACTTTGTTGAAGTAAAGGAATTACCAGATATTTATCCAGCAGGTGATGAACAGGTACTAGTTTATGAGCTAACAGGCAGAGTTGTTCCTGAAGCTGGTATACCAATTCAAGTTGGATGTGTAGTAGTTAATTCAGAGACTGCATTAAATATATACTATGCAACTAATAAAGAACCAGTTACACAAAAGTATATTACAGTTGCAGGTGATATTCCGAAACCTTTAACAGTTAAAGTTCCGGTAGGTACACCTATTATGGATGTTTTAAAGCTAAGTGGCATTGAAAACTTTCATGATTATGCAGTTATTGATGGTGGTCCTATGATGGGGCCTGTTATGAGCAACTTAGATGGGTATGTTACCAAGAAAAACAAGGGCTTCGTAATTTTAAAGAAGGATCACCATTTAATAAGAAAAAAATCTGTTAGCTTAGAGCAGGCAAGAAGAGTTAATAGGTCAGCCTGTGAGCAGTGCCGTATGTGTACGGATATGTGTCCACGTTATCTGCTTGGACATGAAATGCAGCCTCACAAGATGATGAATGCTTTAAATTATGCTCTAACAGATATGGAAGGTCAAAAGATTGCGCAGCTCTGTTGCCAGTGCAATTTATGTGAATTATTTTCATGTCCAGCAGGGCTTTATCCTAAATCTGCAAATACCTATTTCAAAGAAAAACTGGCAGAGGAAAATATAAGATACAAACCGAAGAAGTCGGAGTTTACATCCCGTAAAAGTCGAGAATATCGTATGCTTCCAAGTAAGCGTCTTATAGCTAGATTAGGCCTGATGAGTTTTGATAATCCAGCTCCTATGACAGAAGTTGAATTAAGCTCAGAAATGGTATATATCTCAACGAGGCAGCATGTAGGGGCACCTGCGGTTCCTATTGTTTCTGTTGGAGAGCATGTTGAGGCAGGTCAACAAATAGGTAGAATTTCTGAAGGCAGCTTAGGGGCTACTATACATGCAAGTATCTCAGGAAGTGTAGTTGAAATTGAAAAAGATTTTATTGTAATAAGGAGGGACTAA
- a CDS encoding BMC domain-containing protein: MPKAIGMVEFSSIARGIYAADQMVKVSDVEIVTAGSTCPGKYIAIVHGDVASVYDAVSTGERVAEEYLVDSIVIPNVSPQIFPAITGATMPDSIQALGIIESFAQATMIIAADAVLKAAELQPLELRLGNGLGGKSFFTFTGDVAAVQAGIEVGKAAAKDNGLLVNVEIIPSPSPVLVTSLL, translated from the coding sequence ATGCCAAAAGCAATAGGAATGGTTGAATTTTCAAGTATCGCCCGGGGAATATATGCAGCAGATCAAATGGTAAAGGTTTCTGATGTTGAAATAGTTACAGCTGGTTCTACCTGTCCCGGCAAATATATTGCAATTGTTCATGGTGATGTTGCATCAGTTTATGATGCAGTGAGTACCGGTGAAAGAGTAGCAGAAGAATATTTAGTGGATTCAATTGTTATACCAAATGTTAGCCCTCAGATATTTCCAGCAATTACAGGTGCAACCATGCCAGATAGTATTCAGGCTTTAGGCATTATCGAGTCTTTCGCTCAAGCGACCATGATTATCGCTGCCGATGCAGTCCTTAAGGCAGCAGAGTTACAGCCCTTAGAATTGCGTTTAGGAAATGGATTGGGAGGGAAGTCATTCTTTACTTTCACTGGCGATGTGGCGGCTGTACAGGCTGGTATTGAAGTTGGGAAGGCTGCTGCTAAGGATAATGGACTCTTAGTAAATGTAGAGATTATACCTTCTCCATCCCCTGTATTGGTGACATCTTTACTTTAA
- a CDS encoding cupin domain-containing protein, translated as MKKLICAKDVEAAGNQGEKVICIDSNTIITPSAKDVAKACGIEFSTEASVCESKSACEAKVAETVKNCGEGLDSEMIYNLLKTMMDKGLLNGILDSIMKPKPYEAETASNGLKVVRGSSVKFDTFDTGNPNAKVSYQELISKEESAMSAGFLTIDNSKFDWELTYEEIDYVIEGTLTVTIDGKTLTAYPGDVVYVPSGSKVIWGSPDKAKVFYVTYPANWADLV; from the coding sequence ATGAAAAAATTGATCTGTGCAAAGGATGTTGAGGCTGCTGGAAATCAAGGGGAAAAAGTGATTTGCATTGACAGCAATACAATTATTACTCCTTCAGCAAAAGATGTAGCAAAAGCATGTGGAATAGAATTTTCTACAGAAGCATCTGTTTGTGAGTCAAAGAGTGCTTGTGAAGCAAAAGTAGCTGAAACAGTTAAAAACTGTGGTGAAGGACTGGACAGTGAAATGATTTATAATCTACTCAAGACTATGATGGATAAGGGACTTTTAAATGGAATACTGGATTCAATTATGAAGCCTAAGCCCTATGAAGCTGAAACTGCTTCTAATGGATTAAAGGTAGTACGTGGCAGCTCTGTAAAGTTTGACACTTTTGATACTGGAAATCCTAATGCAAAGGTATCCTATCAAGAGTTAATCAGTAAAGAAGAGTCTGCTATGAGTGCTGGCTTCCTAACTATTGATAATTCTAAATTTGACTGGGAGCTGACTTATGAAGAAATTGATTATGTAATTGAAGGAACTTTAACAGTTACTATTGATGGTAAGACTTTAACAGCATATCCTGGCGATGTAGTCTATGTTCCATCAGGTTCAAAAGTTATTTGGGGTTCCCCTGATAAAGCTAAGGTGTTTTATGTTACCTATCCAGCCAATTGGGCTGATCTTGTATAA